A DNA window from Corynebacterium ciconiae DSM 44920 contains the following coding sequences:
- a CDS encoding alpha-amylase family glycosyl hydrolase, whose product MPNIIWQIYPLGFTGAPVRPSEGERETTPRLRHICNWLDYAAEIGADTILLNPIFESATHGYDTIDHFTIDTRLGTDEDFDHLVSVCREKNLDLVLDGVFNHVADSHELAAAGHVSGGDFEGHGDLLELDHSSSEVEDYVVNVMCHWLERGISGWRLDAVYATDPEFFARVTTRVRERFPHAWFVGEMIHGDYNDYVARAHLDSITQYELWKAIWSSIKDHNFYELEWTLSRNAELSFTPLTFVGNHDTTRIASQVGEHGAAIAAVMLYTLPGIPAIYYGDEQGFTGVKEEKLGGDDSVRPTFPGSPEELHDIGDWIYQLHRRLGERRRAHPWLKDAQVEITEIDNAVLAYRVYDEHNSMDVRVELDPPRAEIDGESVGL is encoded by the coding sequence ATGCCCAACATCATTTGGCAGATCTATCCGCTCGGATTCACCGGTGCGCCTGTGCGCCCTAGCGAGGGCGAGCGCGAGACCACCCCGCGGCTGCGTCATATCTGCAACTGGCTGGATTACGCGGCCGAAATCGGCGCGGACACCATTTTACTGAACCCGATCTTTGAGTCCGCTACCCACGGCTATGACACCATCGATCACTTCACGATCGACACTCGGCTTGGCACGGACGAGGACTTCGATCATCTCGTCAGTGTGTGCCGAGAGAAGAACCTCGATCTCGTGCTCGATGGGGTGTTTAACCACGTGGCCGACAGCCACGAGCTGGCAGCAGCGGGGCACGTCAGCGGCGGCGATTTCGAGGGACACGGCGATCTGCTGGAGCTCGACCACAGCTCATCCGAGGTGGAAGACTACGTGGTCAACGTGATGTGCCACTGGCTTGAGCGGGGGATTTCTGGGTGGCGCCTAGACGCCGTCTACGCCACTGACCCCGAGTTTTTCGCGCGGGTGACCACTCGGGTGCGCGAGCGCTTCCCCCACGCTTGGTTCGTGGGGGAGATGATCCACGGTGATTACAACGACTATGTGGCTCGGGCACACCTAGACTCGATCACCCAATACGAGCTGTGGAAAGCCATCTGGAGCTCCATTAAGGATCACAACTTCTACGAACTGGAGTGGACCTTAAGCCGCAACGCCGAGCTCAGCTTCACCCCGCTGACCTTCGTGGGCAATCACGACACCACTCGCATCGCCAGCCAGGTGGGCGAACACGGTGCTGCCATCGCCGCTGTGATGCTCTACACCCTGCCTGGAATCCCCGCCATTTACTACGGCGACGAGCAGGGTTTCACCGGAGTGAAAGAGGAGAAGCTGGGTGGCGACGATAGCGTGCGCCCCACCTTTCCCGGCTCGCCGGAGGAGCTGCACGATATTGGCGATTGGATCTACCAACTGCACCGCCGTCTCGGCGAGCGCAGGCGCGCTCACCCTTGGCTCAAGGACGCCCAGGTCGAGATCACTGAGATCGATAATGCGGTGCTGGCCTACCGAGTATATGACGAGCACAACAGCATGGATGTGCGCGTGGAGCTGGATCCGCCGCGGGCAGAGATCGACGGCGAATCTGTGGGGCTCTAG
- a CDS encoding pyridoxal phosphate-dependent aminotransferase has translation MSNDTHQPRGERRADVPRREFDQSEKLKDVLYEIRGPVAAEAERLEMDGHRILKLNTGNPAVFGFEAPDVIMRDMIAALPSAQGYSTSKGVIPARRAIVTRYEMIHGFPEFDVDDVYLGNGVSELITMTTQALLNDGDEVLIPRPDYPLWTAATSLAGGTPVHYLCDEDNEWQPSIEDIESKITDKTKAIVVINPNNPTGAVYSREVLNKIADIARKHQLLVLADEIYDRILYDDAQHISIASLCPDLLCITYNGLSKAYRVAGYRAGWMVLTGPKDHAEGFIEGLDLLAGTRLCPNVPAQHAIQVALGGRQSIYSLTAEGGRLLRQRNVAYEKLNEIPGISVVKPMGALYAFPKIDRNVYDIHDDTKLMLDLLRKEKILMVQGTGFNWPEPDHFRVVTLPWPSDLAEAIDRLGNFLASYKQ, from the coding sequence ATGAGCAATGACACCCATCAGCCTCGCGGCGAGCGTCGAGCAGACGTGCCGCGCCGCGAGTTCGACCAGTCCGAGAAACTCAAAGACGTTCTATATGAGATTCGCGGTCCGGTGGCGGCGGAGGCCGAGCGCCTCGAGATGGATGGTCACCGCATCCTGAAGCTCAACACCGGCAACCCTGCAGTGTTTGGCTTTGAAGCCCCGGACGTGATCATGCGCGATATGATTGCTGCGCTGCCCAGTGCCCAAGGCTATTCCACCTCCAAGGGCGTGATCCCGGCGCGGCGTGCGATCGTGACGCGCTATGAGATGATCCACGGCTTCCCCGAATTTGATGTGGACGATGTGTATTTGGGCAATGGTGTATCCGAGCTGATCACCATGACCACCCAGGCGCTGCTGAACGATGGCGACGAAGTACTCATCCCCCGCCCGGATTATCCCTTGTGGACAGCCGCTACGTCCCTCGCCGGCGGCACCCCGGTGCACTATCTTTGTGATGAGGACAACGAGTGGCAGCCCTCGATCGAGGACATCGAGTCAAAGATCACCGACAAGACAAAAGCGATTGTGGTGATTAACCCGAACAACCCCACGGGTGCTGTGTACTCCCGCGAGGTGTTGAACAAAATCGCAGATATCGCCCGTAAGCACCAATTGCTGGTGTTGGCCGATGAGATTTACGATCGCATTCTCTACGATGACGCCCAGCACATCTCCATTGCGTCGCTCTGCCCAGATCTTTTGTGCATCACCTACAACGGTCTGTCCAAGGCCTACCGGGTTGCAGGGTATCGAGCTGGCTGGATGGTGCTCACTGGCCCGAAGGACCACGCCGAAGGCTTCATTGAGGGCCTCGATCTACTGGCTGGTACGCGCCTTTGCCCCAACGTTCCCGCCCAGCACGCAATCCAGGTGGCTTTGGGGGGTCGTCAATCCATCTACTCGCTCACTGCAGAAGGCGGGCGGTTGCTGCGCCAGCGCAATGTGGCCTATGAGAAGCTCAATGAGATTCCGGGTATCTCCGTGGTCAAGCCGATGGGTGCGCTCTACGCGTTTCCAAAGATTGACCGCAATGTCTATGACATTCACGATGACACCAAGTTGATGCTCGATCTGCTGCGCAAGGAAAAAATCCTGATGGTTCAGGGTACTGGATTCAATTGGCCGGAGCCCGACCACTTCCGCGTAGTGACACTCCCATGGCCCAGCGATCTCGCAGAGGCTATTGATCGCCTCGGTAACTTCCTGGCCAGCTACAAGCAATAG
- a CDS encoding (Fe-S)-binding protein: MTTLLGIAGVVLSLPAWAVFLHGCWRIVRFVSRGTPTTTRTDRPFSRAGQVLRKVFGHSEMMPKPAVAIAHWLVMVGFLFGVVVWFEAYIQTFNPSGGWPWLHELHVYRLLEEVLGLGTVMGIVFLISVRLRVGRNNRVDRFYGSNARAAHFVEAVVFLEGLGILLVKAGAIATYGGYSPWTDWITGLIAQLLPASPLMVSGFALFKLLTGMAWLIVVGRNLHWGVSWHRILAFFNLFLTRNYDGSSSLGALTPLMDGPRPLRLADLEQSPPERLGTGTVQDASWKMLLDSATCTECGRCQDVCPAWNTEKPLSPKLLMMSLRDAALEADLAPQTSHEGVDVLKLVGANQAVSEDVLWSCTNCGACVEQCPVDIEHIDHVANLRRYQVLEESAFPSELTGLFKNLENKGNPWGRNARDRRAWIERARKDGIEVPIFGEDITDFCDTEYLLWVGCAGSLDEDGVATSRAIVELLHTAGVKFAVLAHDETCTGDPARRAGNELLFQTLAEQNVATLNQVFDGVPPRQRRIITSCAHCFNTLRNEYPDFDGHYDVLHHTQLLNRLVRDKLITPVPRGPENRRPLTYHDPCFLGRHNKVFDPPRALLASTGMELREMPRNRDEGFCCGAGGARMFMEESIGQRISDNRAAEAVATGAETIAVGCPFCNTMLGAGVKSTAAHSAAKEGSASTATPVIKDVAQLMRDSIMVDGALPPARPKTFLERPARVAAPRSAAANAPVPGPESHAADKAAAHRAPATPAAPAAPAAPAAPAAPAAPAPSIPTPTTPKPATPQPAVPKPATPTAAVPSPAVPQPEAPKPAAPKAAVPTPVTPKPATPQAAAPKAAAPKAAAPKAAVPTPAAPKPATPQAATPKAAVPTPASPKPAVPKPATPKVAVPTPVAPKPATPQAATPKPVVPTPASPKPAVPKPATSKAAVPTPTSPKSTTPTPATPTPATPTPTAPTPKAASPKKVAREEASTSTDEQASDTDSRT, from the coding sequence ATGACTACCCTTCTGGGGATCGCGGGCGTCGTGCTGTCCTTGCCCGCATGGGCAGTGTTTCTCCACGGGTGCTGGCGCATTGTTCGCTTCGTTTCCCGTGGCACGCCCACCACCACCCGCACCGATCGTCCCTTTAGCCGCGCCGGGCAGGTGCTGCGCAAGGTGTTTGGGCACTCAGAGATGATGCCCAAACCGGCGGTGGCGATCGCCCACTGGTTGGTGATGGTGGGGTTTTTGTTTGGCGTAGTGGTGTGGTTTGAAGCTTATATCCAAACCTTCAACCCCTCCGGCGGATGGCCATGGCTGCATGAGCTCCACGTGTATCGGCTCCTCGAAGAAGTTCTGGGGCTGGGCACAGTGATGGGCATTGTGTTTCTCATCAGCGTCCGGTTGCGGGTGGGCCGCAATAATCGCGTCGATCGCTTCTACGGTTCCAATGCTCGGGCTGCCCATTTCGTGGAAGCAGTGGTGTTTCTTGAAGGGCTCGGGATTCTGCTGGTTAAGGCCGGTGCGATCGCCACCTACGGCGGCTACTCTCCGTGGACGGACTGGATCACCGGCCTCATCGCCCAACTTCTGCCCGCCTCACCGCTTATGGTCAGCGGTTTCGCCCTGTTCAAGCTGCTCACCGGTATGGCGTGGCTGATTGTGGTGGGCCGCAATCTGCATTGGGGGGTGTCGTGGCACCGCATCCTCGCGTTCTTCAACCTGTTTCTCACACGCAACTATGATGGTAGCTCCTCGCTGGGGGCTCTCACCCCGCTCATGGACGGGCCGCGGCCACTGCGGCTCGCTGATCTCGAACAGAGCCCCCCAGAGCGTCTCGGCACCGGCACCGTGCAAGATGCCTCCTGGAAGATGCTGCTGGATTCGGCCACCTGCACCGAGTGCGGCCGCTGCCAGGACGTATGCCCAGCGTGGAACACCGAGAAGCCCCTCTCGCCGAAACTACTAATGATGTCGCTTCGCGACGCCGCCCTCGAGGCCGATCTGGCCCCGCAAACCAGCCATGAAGGCGTGGATGTGCTCAAGCTTGTGGGCGCCAACCAGGCTGTGAGCGAGGATGTGCTGTGGTCCTGCACTAACTGTGGTGCCTGCGTGGAGCAGTGCCCGGTAGATATCGAGCACATTGATCACGTGGCCAATCTGCGCCGCTACCAGGTGCTCGAGGAATCCGCGTTCCCATCGGAGCTGACTGGCCTATTCAAGAACTTGGAAAACAAGGGCAACCCGTGGGGCCGCAACGCCCGCGATCGGCGTGCCTGGATCGAACGCGCCCGCAAAGACGGCATCGAGGTTCCGATCTTTGGCGAGGACATCACCGATTTCTGCGACACCGAATACCTGCTGTGGGTGGGCTGCGCCGGCTCCTTGGACGAGGACGGTGTGGCTACCTCTCGCGCGATCGTGGAACTACTCCACACCGCTGGGGTGAAGTTCGCAGTACTCGCCCACGATGAAACCTGCACGGGTGATCCTGCACGCCGCGCTGGCAATGAGCTGCTTTTCCAAACCCTCGCCGAGCAGAACGTGGCCACCTTAAACCAGGTGTTTGATGGGGTGCCGCCGCGCCAGCGCAGGATCATCACCAGCTGTGCCCATTGCTTCAACACGCTGCGTAACGAGTACCCGGACTTCGACGGCCACTATGACGTGCTCCACCACACCCAGCTGCTCAATCGCTTGGTTCGTGACAAGCTCATCACCCCCGTGCCTCGCGGGCCCGAGAATCGCCGCCCGCTCACCTACCACGACCCCTGCTTCCTCGGCCGCCACAACAAGGTCTTTGACCCACCGCGCGCACTGCTCGCCTCCACCGGAATGGAGCTGCGGGAGATGCCCCGTAACCGTGACGAGGGTTTCTGTTGCGGCGCCGGTGGCGCCCGGATGTTCATGGAGGAAAGCATTGGCCAGCGCATCAGCGATAACCGCGCAGCCGAGGCTGTAGCCACAGGCGCCGAGACCATCGCCGTGGGCTGCCCCTTCTGTAACACCATGCTGGGCGCTGGGGTGAAATCTACCGCCGCACACAGCGCCGCCAAGGAAGGCTCCGCGAGTACCGCCACTCCTGTGATTAAGGACGTGGCGCAGCTGATGCGCGATTCCATCATGGTCGACGGCGCCCTTCCGCCAGCACGCCCGAAAACCTTCCTCGAGCGCCCCGCCCGCGTGGCCGCCCCGCGTTCTGCCGCCGCGAACGCCCCCGTGCCCGGCCCAGAATCCCACGCCGCCGACAAGGCTGCCGCCCACCGCGCCCCTGCGACCCCGGCAGCTCCGGCAGCACCGGCAGCACCGGCAGCACCGGCAGCACCGGCAGCACCGGCGCCGAGCATACCCACTCCAACAACCCCCAAGCCCGCAACGCCGCAACCCGCAGTGCCCAAGCCTGCAACGCCGACCGCAGCGGTACCCTCGCCAGCAGTACCACAGCCCGAGGCGCCGAAACCCGCTGCCCCAAAGGCAGCGGTACCGACTCCTGTAACCCCCAAGCCCGCAACGCCACAAGCCGCAGCGCCAAAGGCCGCAGCGCCAAAGGCCGCAGCCCCAAAGGCAGCGGTTCCCACGCCTGCAGCCCCGAAGCCGGCAACGCCACAAGCCGCAACCCCCAAGGCGGCAGTACCAACTCCTGCATCACCCAAGCCGGCAGTGCCGAAACCCGCCACGCCTAAGGTAGCGGTACCGACTCCTGTAGCCCCGAAGCCGGCAACGCCGCAAGCGGCAACCCCTAAGCCAGTCGTACCGACGCCTGCATCACCCAAGCCGGCGGTGCCGAAACCCGCCACATCCAAGGCAGCAGTACCCACCCCAACGTCGCCGAAGTCCACAACCCCCACCCCAGCAACGCCTACCCCAGCAACGCCTACTCCCACGGCACCCACCCCGAAGGCTGCGTCGCCGAAGAAGGTTGCGCGCGAGGAGGCGTCGACAAGCACAGATGAGCAAGCTAGCGACACCGACTCGCGGACATAG
- a CDS encoding RBBP9/YdeN family alpha/beta hydrolase, protein MSLETAQPVAPIRSVYAIHGFHSSPQKRLFQWLKLEAITRGAALEAVELPCPDAPVARHWQDALDRQLPELDTTTGLVTHSLGGITALRYLTRDTSEWSLGTLVLVAPFASTYAGMPEEIRAFCEDVDWDTIRSRTASISVIRSDNDTLVPATASDHVAEKLGVEPIIVAGKGHFRDSENVVQVPEIRDAVFGS, encoded by the coding sequence ATGTCGCTCGAAACAGCCCAGCCGGTTGCCCCCATCCGTTCGGTGTACGCCATACATGGCTTCCATAGTTCGCCGCAGAAACGCCTGTTTCAGTGGCTGAAGCTGGAGGCCATCACGCGGGGCGCCGCGCTGGAGGCCGTGGAGCTGCCCTGCCCTGATGCGCCGGTCGCGCGCCACTGGCAGGATGCGCTAGATCGTCAACTTCCGGAGCTCGACACCACGACGGGGCTGGTGACCCACTCGCTCGGTGGGATCACAGCGCTGCGCTATCTCACTCGTGACACCTCCGAGTGGTCGCTCGGCACTCTGGTGTTGGTTGCTCCTTTCGCCAGCACTTATGCGGGTATGCCGGAGGAGATTCGTGCTTTTTGCGAGGACGTGGATTGGGACACTATCCGTTCCCGCACCGCCTCGATCTCTGTGATTCGTTCCGATAATGACACTCTTGTTCCTGCCACAGCCAGCGATCACGTGGCAGAGAAACTTGGCGTGGAACCCATCATTGTGGCTGGTAAGGGTCATTTTCGGGATAGTGAGAACGTGGTGCAGGTGCCCGAAATCCGCGATGCAGTGTTCGGCTCCTAA